ATCGGGGCGCGCTGCGGGCCGTGGTTGGTGACCATCGGCGCGAAATTCTGAATCTCCATCAGCCGGCCGATGCTGACCGCCGACTGGCGGCTCTTGACCACGAACTGCCCGATGTCGAACATCGGGTAGACGAGGAACATCACGTAGGTCGAGAAGGCGACGAAGTCACCGACGGTGATTTCGGCATCGACCGTCATGGCGCCGCCGACGAGCAACACCATCACCAGGCCGACCTGCCAGATGTACATGTAGAGCGACTCGATCCCGGCCCAGGCGCGGACGACGCCGATTTCAGCGGCCCGGCGTTCACCCATGGTGTCGGCAAAGCGCCGGCGCCACATCGGCTCGCGACTGTAGGCCTTGACCACCCGGATGCCGGAGAAACAGGCTTCCATCAGGCTGTTCAAATCCGAAATCCGGTTTTGCAGCCGGTCGAAGCGGCGGTCAAGCGCGCTTGAAGTCAGCATGAAAATCACGATCAACACCGGCAGCGGCGTCACCGTATACAGCGTCAGCTCAACGTTGAGCTGCAGCATGTGATAGACGCTGAGCACGACGACGAGCACCGCTTCGTAGAAGCGGAAAATGCCCGAGCAGGCGAACCACGACAACTTCTCAGCGACGTCGTCGGTCATGCGCGTGACCAGATCGCCGGTGCGATAGGCATTGAAGAAGTCGGGGCCCTTGCCGGTGGTCGCGTCAAAGGCGCGCTGGCGAAACTCCCATTCGAGGCGGGTGTTCATCCAGGCGCGCGTTCCCTGCACCGAGAAGTAGACCACGAAGATCACGACGGCGTACATGATCTGGATGATCACGGCGCCGACGAGCGGCGAGAGACCGCGGCCATGCAGGTAATTTGCGAGCGGCTGCAGGAAGGAGGGCAGCGTGCCGTGGCCTTCGCTGAGGATATCGAAGATATACTTCAGAATCAGCGGCTCGGTGATATAGAAAGCGCAGATCAGCGGCGTGCCGACCAGAAGCCAGGTCAGTGCCAGCTTATGGTTGCGGTAGCCGCTAATCAGCCACTTAAACTTGTTCCACATTGGTCACCTTCAGTTT
This sequence is a window from Candidatus Zixiibacteriota bacterium. Protein-coding genes within it:
- a CDS encoding ABC transporter ATP-binding protein → MWNKFKWLISGYRNHKLALTWLLVGTPLICAFYITEPLILKYIFDILSEGHGTLPSFLQPLANYLHGRGLSPLVGAVIIQIMYAVVIFVVYFSVQGTRAWMNTRLEWEFRQRAFDATTGKGPDFFNAYRTGDLVTRMTDDVAEKLSWFACSGIFRFYEAVLVVVLSVYHMLQLNVELTLYTVTPLPVLIVIFMLTSSALDRRFDRLQNRISDLNSLMEACFSGIRVVKAYSREPMWRRRFADTMGERRAAEIGVVRAWAGIESLYMYIWQVGLVMVLLVGGAMTVDAEITVGDFVAFSTYVMFLVYPMFDIGQFVVKSRQSAVSIGRLMEIQNFAPMVTNHGPQRAPIAFERMRFEDVSFRFGANGHHALQNVSFEVERGDTVALVGRVGSGKSTLIQLLMRVIDPTEGRILLDDQPLRNLSLDDYRDIIGYVPQEP